A section of the Salmo salar chromosome ssa05, Ssal_v3.1, whole genome shotgun sequence genome encodes:
- the gnl2 gene encoding nucleolar GTP-binding protein 2, with protein MVKPRFKGKSTINTSAASSNPDRPKTPAGSGNSMRDRATVRRLNMYRQKQRCNNRGQVIKRLSYQSTVADGTQARVEPNIKWFANTRVIKQSSLQKFQDEMGAVKKDPYRVVMKQSRLPMSLLHDRVKAHNSKVHILDTEGFETTFGPKAQRKRPNLMVGDMKDLAEQAEVSAQTYSAEKDRDLVTEDDGVREEAREEIFKKGQSKRIWGELYKVIDSSDVIIQVLDARDPMGTRSQSIETYMRKEKPWKHLIFVLNKCDLIPTWVTKRWVAVLSAEYPTLAFHASLTNSFGKGSLIQLLRQFGKLHTDKKQISVGFIGYPNVGKSSVINTLRSKKVCNVAPLAGETKVWQYITLMRRIFLIDCPGVVYPSEDSESDIVLKGVVQVEKIRNPEEHIPAVLERAKPEYIQKTYRIPTWSSPEDFLEKLAMRMGKLLKGGEPDLTCVSKMVLNDWQRGRIPFFVKPPGCEEEHEGKEKLPVEGAPEATECVQEERATEEQSEEMVAAVSPEQEAQQQQKRKHEQVQKILSNVRQNFGKINVAPEFNDEDLAPVQTDDLAFSDLSGSDVEKDSEEEENGDEGEGETEAEATTEATTTPTSQPAKVGGKKSSRETIRELDGKIAKYKQFLDRARLKRFSGIRIPKALSDKVLTDMKVKQAANKPQPKAVTQVGKKRKIEEAEELTRPHRSLTSKQRRAADRAQKVKKVGTRYYETHNVKNKNKNRKMPTAPSEGKKAKRSKR; from the exons ATGGTGAAGCCACGGTTCAAGGGGAAAAGCACGATAAACACCTCGGCGGCCAGCAGTAATCCTG ACCGACCCAAGACTCCTGCAGGTTCAGGCAACAGCATGAGGGACCGCGCAACTGTCAGGCGTCTGAATATGTACAGACAAAAGCAGAGATG CAACAACAGAGGCCAGGTGATCAAGCGTTTGTCGTACCAGTCCACTGTGGCTGATGGGACACAGGCCAGAGTGGAgcccaacatcaaatggtttg CAAACACTCGGGTCATCAAGCAGTCGTCCCTACAGAAGTTCCAGGATGAGATGGGTGCGGTGAAGAAGGACCCATACCGCGTGGTGATGAAACAGAGCAGGCTGCCCATGTCACTCCTGCACGACAGAGTCAAGGCACAC AACTCTAAGGTACACATCCTGGACACCGAGGGCTTTGAGACCACGTTCGGGCCCAAGGCGCAGCGTAAACGACCCAACCTGATGGTGGGAGACATGAAGGACCTGGCAGAACAGGCCGAGGTCTCGGCACAGACCTACAGCGCTGAGAAGGATCGCGACCTGGTCACAGAGGACGACGGGGTCAG AGAGGAAGCTCGTGAGGAGATCTTCAAGAAGGGCCAGTCGAAGAGGATTTGGGGAGAACTCTACAAG GTGATAGACTCGTCAGACGTCATCATACAGGTGCTGGATGCCCGCGACCCCATGGGTACGCGCTCGCAGAGCATCGAGACCTACATGAGGAAGGAGAAGCCTTGGAAGCACCTGATCTTCGTGCTCAACAAGTGCGACCTCATCCCCACCTGGGTCACG AAACGCTGGGTAGCCGTGCTCTCCGCAGAGTACCCCACCCTGGCCTTCCATGCCAGCCTCACCAACTCGTTCGGCAAGGGCTCCCTCATCCAACTCCTCAGGCAGTTTGGCAAG CTCCACACAGACAAGAAGCAGATCAGCGTTGGATTCATCGGCTACCCCAACGTGGGAAAGAGCTCTGTCATCAACACGCTACGCTCCAAGAAGGTCTGCAACGTGGCACCCCTCGCCGGTGAGACTAAG GTGTGGCAGTACATCACCCTGATGCGACGCATCTTCCTCATCGACTGCCCGGGTGTCGTTTACCCCTCTGAagacagcgagagcgacatcGTGTTGAAAGGAGTG GTGCAAGTGGAGAAGATCCGTAACCCGGAGGAGCATATCCCGGCGGTGCTAGAGCGGGCCAAACCAGAGTACATCCAGAAGACGTACCGCATCCCCACCTGGAGCTCCCCAGAGGACTTCCTGGAGAAACTGGCGATGCGCATGGGCAAACTCCTCAAG GGGGGCGAGCCAGACCTTACCTGTGTCTCCAAAATGGTGCTGAACGACTGGCAGAGAGGACGCATCCCCTTCTTCGTAAAACCCCCTGGCTGTGAGGAAGAGCATGAG GGCAAGGAGAAACTGCCAGTGGAGGGGGCACCAGAAGCTACAGAGTGTGTACAGGAAGAAAGAGCAACAGAGGAGCAGAGCGAGGAGATGGTGGCTGCAGTGTCGCCTGAGCAGGAGGCCCAGCAACAGCAGAAACGCAAACATGAGCAGGTGCAGAAGATCCTCTCCAATGTCCGGCAGAACTTCGGCAAGATCAACGTGGCGCCCGAGTTCAACGACGAAGACCTGGCACCCGTGCAGACCGACGACCTCGCTTTCTCTGACCTGTCCGGCTCGGACGTGGAGAAGGATAGCGAGGAAGAGGAAAAtggagatgagggggagggggagacagaggctGAGGCCACCACTGAggccaccaccaccccaaccagTCAGCCTGCCAaggtggggggaaaaaagagTTCGCGTGAGACGATCCGCGAGCTGGACGGGAAGATTGCGAAGTACAAGCAGTTCCTGGACCGGGCCAGACTCAAGCGCTTCTCCGGCATCCG GATTCCGAAGGCGCTCTCTGACAAAGTGCTCACAGACATGAAAGTGAAGCAGGCGGCGAATAAACCACAACCTAAAG CCGTAACACAGGTCGGCAAGAAGAGGAAAATCGAGGAGGCAGAGGAGCTCACGCGTCCACACAGAAGTTTAACATCCAAGCAG AGGAGAGCAGCGGATCGTGCTCAGAAGGTGAAGAAAGTTGGAACACGCTATTACGAAACCCACAACGTCAAGAACAAAAACAAGAACAGAAAGATGCCTACAGCGCCCAGCGAGGGCAAGAAAGCCAAGAGATCGAAGCGCTAG